One stretch of Ananas comosus cultivar F153 unplaced genomic scaffold, ASM154086v1, whole genome shotgun sequence DNA includes these proteins:
- the LOC109705658 gene encoding kinesin-like protein KIN-12E isoform X3 yields the protein MGLSAGIGEVVRGARDGSGDGSTPYDPIGGGDGAATVMIRIRPINKVESALHGYNRCLIQESSQTLTWTGHPETRFTFDHVACEDTTQEKLF from the exons ATGGGGCTCTCCGCGGGCATCGGAGAGGTGGTGCGCGGAGCTAGGGATGGGTCTGGGGATGGGTCTACGCCGTACGATCCCATcggtggcggcgacggcgccgccaCG GTCATGATACGCATCCGGCCAATTAATAAAGTTGAAAGTGCTCTCCATGGTTACAATAGATGTTTGATACAGGAAAGCTCGCAGACCCTTACATGGACAGGGCACCCTGAAACAAGGTTCACTTTTGATCATGTTGCATGTGAAGACACCACGCAG GAGAAACTTTTTTGA
- the LOC109705658 gene encoding kinesin-like protein KIN-12E isoform X2 yields the protein MGLSAGIGEVVRGARDGSGDGSTPYDPIGGGDGAATVMIRIRPINKVESALHGYNRCLIQESSQTLTWTGHPETRFTFDHVACEDTTQAIMISRGKRGK from the exons ATGGGGCTCTCCGCGGGCATCGGAGAGGTGGTGCGCGGAGCTAGGGATGGGTCTGGGGATGGGTCTACGCCGTACGATCCCATcggtggcggcgacggcgccgccaCG GTCATGATACGCATCCGGCCAATTAATAAAGTTGAAAGTGCTCTCCATGGTTACAATAGATGTTTGATACAGGAAAGCTCGCAGACCCTTACATGGACAGGGCACCCTGAAACAAGGTTCACTTTTGATCATGTTGCATGTGAAGACACCACGCAG GCGATAATGATAAGTAGAGGAAAACGTGGAAAATGA
- the LOC109705658 gene encoding kinesin-like protein KIN-12E isoform X1, translating into MGLSAGIGEVVRGARDGSGDGSTPYDPIGGGDGAATVMIRIRPINKVESALHGYNRCLIQESSQTLTWTGHPETRFTFDHVACEDTTQVNCCRRNFFELLAYQRWRTACLAIITSQSQKAEVV; encoded by the exons ATGGGGCTCTCCGCGGGCATCGGAGAGGTGGTGCGCGGAGCTAGGGATGGGTCTGGGGATGGGTCTACGCCGTACGATCCCATcggtggcggcgacggcgccgccaCG GTCATGATACGCATCCGGCCAATTAATAAAGTTGAAAGTGCTCTCCATGGTTACAATAGATGTTTGATACAGGAAAGCTCGCAGACCCTTACATGGACAGGGCACCCTGAAACAAGGTTCACTTTTGATCATGTTGCATGTGAAGACACCACGCAGGTAAATTGTTGCAG GAGAAACTTTTTTGAGTTGTTGGCCTACCAACGGTGGAGAACTGCATGTCTGGCTATAATCACGTCTCAAAGTCAGAAGGCAGAGGTTGTGTAA